From Candidatus Krumholzibacteriia bacterium:
ATGTCGGAAAGCGCCAGCCGGGTGCGGCGCAAGTCGGGGATCACCACCTCGGTGGTGTAGCTGCCCTGGTCGCCGGAACGCAGATCCAGCAGGCGGAGCGCCAGGAGGTATCGGCCTGGCGGCGCGCCGAAGTTCAATTGTCCCGGATAGAGGCTCGAGCGCTCCGTCGTGTCGAATCTCCAGGCGGTGAGATCGGTCTCGTAGGCATCGCGCGCCGCTTCTCGCAGCTCGGCATCGAAGAGCGTGCCTTCCAAACGATAGCGGGCCGCGTACAACGAGTCCTGCCACTGGTAGGTCAGATCCCGCAGCACGAACTGCACGTGGGCCTCGAGCCGCAATGGGGCTCCCGGTGTCGCCGCGTCCGTGAGGGCCGAGTTGCCGCTCTCGGGCAGGAAAGTGTCGGCGTCGAAGACGAACCAGAGGAATTGCACCGGCATGCCGGGAAAGAAGAACCGCTCGTGGTGATTCTCGAGGACATCGCGGGCCCCGGCCAGGTTGACTGCCACTGCTGCCGCGTTGAATGGATCGGCATCGGCGAAAGTAGGGATATCTTCATTGTAGTGCGTGGACGACAGGCCAAAACCCCTGAAGAAGTCGCTCGCGCCTCGTCTGGCTGCGGCCTGCACCTCGGGTCGGGAAGTGAAGGAGGCGCTCGAGCGCCCGAAGACCCAAGGTCCGCCGGGAGGGCGTTGCTCGAACTGCACGACCAGGTCGCTCTTGCCGTAGAACCAGTACAAGGTCTCGAACTGCAAGCCGAGAGCGTAGCTGACGTCCGCCGGCATCTGGCTCATACCGTCCGGCGGCCCGTAGAGGATGAGGAAGGCGCCGCGGTCGTCCCAGTAAGGCGGTGACGCCGTGGCGAAGTGCTCCCGGGCGAAGAGGACCCGCTGCTCGTGTTCCTCGCGGCGCTCGTTTTCCGGCGTCGTCGGCGTCGGGTCGCGCAGCACCCAGTAGCGGCGCACCCACTCCTCACGCAACGAATCGCTGGAGAGACCGAGGAACTGCTCGCGCAAGGCGTCGGTCAAGAGATACTGCAGGCCGTGGTAAGCGAGCCGGAGCTGCGTTCCGGGCTCCGTACCGCCTTCCCGGTCGTAGCGCGGGTCAGCCTCGACGACGCGCCCCAACCAGCG
This genomic window contains:
- a CDS encoding GWxTD domain-containing protein, with the translated sequence MALVRAVLGVTLLALATTAHALSPAEKLRRNLAKQQLLQSSESVERWLGRVVEADPRYDREGGTEPGTQLRLAYHGLQYLLTDALREQFLGLSSDSLREEWVRRYWVLRDPTPTTPENERREEHEQRVLFAREHFATASPPYWDDRGAFLILYGPPDGMSQMPADVSYALGLQFETLYWFYGKSDLVVQFEQRPPGGPWVFGRSSASFTSRPEVQAAARRGASDFFRGFGLSSTHYNEDIPTFADADPFNAAAVAVNLAGARDVLENHHERFFFPGMPVQFLWFVFDADTFLPESGNSALTDAATPGAPLRLEAHVQFVLRDLTYQWQDSLYAARYRLEGTLFDAELREAARDAYETDLTAWRFDTTERSSLYPGQLNFGAPPGRYLLALRLLDLRSGDQGSYTTEVVIPDLRRTRLALSDIELATSIAPAGAYRLSRFAKRDRLVLPNPIGAYGLDKQVTAYFEIYGLQLDEQRRGRYRISYRILPVSSSRNEPRPVVTSSFLSESQTTDCAEELRIDVGELGEAAYELVIEIQDLVGGAHAETRTPFSALRF